The following coding sequences lie in one Crassostrea angulata isolate pt1a10 chromosome 10, ASM2561291v2, whole genome shotgun sequence genomic window:
- the LOC128165618 gene encoding galactoside alpha-(1,2)-fucosyltransferase 2-like isoform X1: protein MRIRKCIRIKNVPLLAVGLFVILTILKTFQHSRNQPGIYEREPNLTYMYESKKLDGIACVKFQGRLGNLMMEYVFLYVIAKMKHLYPIVPENSELFQIFDLEKTTLSAINKSTDSCSKLPEYKESWGLSYDEKLLAVPPNKSVRFNGYFQTWKYWIKYEDIIRKLLRFKNPIQQKAHDQMRTIMNKMKFEVNKDSVIVSMHIRRGDYATDGHYKYGKLTPNETYYANAMQYFKTRHKNILFVVGSNDIDWSKKALAKEKNVYYATGNSPAEDIALLSLANHTIMSVGTFGWWIGWMAQGTSLFYKNIFRPQSDFAKEFRNNSIDDFIYPGWIPME, encoded by the exons ATGAGAATAAGAAAATGTATCCGAATta AGAACGTCCCACTTCTTGCAGTAGGACTGTTtgttattttgacaatcttgaAGACATTTCAACATTCGAGAAATCAACCTGGAATATATGAAAGAGAACCAAATCTAACCTATATGTATGAAAGCAAGAAGTTGGATGGTATAGCGTGTGTGAAATTCCAAGGACGCTTAGGGAACTTAATGATGGAGTACGTGTTCCTCTATGTCATagcaaaaatgaaacatttgtaTCCAATTGTTCCGGAAAATTCAGAACTGttccaaatatttgatttagaaaaaaCAACACTATCTGCTATCAACAAATCAACGGATTCGTGTTCAAAATTACCAGAATACAAAGAAAGCTGGGGACTTTCTTACGATGAAAAGTTACTTGCAGTCCCACCAAACAAAAGCGTGAGATTTAATGGGTACTTTCAAACATGGAAGTATTGGATTAAGTACGAAGATATAATTAGAAAACTTTTACGGTTTAAAAATCCGATTCAACAAAAGGCCCATGATCAGATGAGaacaattatgaataaaatgaagTTTGAAGTCAACAAGGACAGTGTTATTGTCAGCATGCACATCAGACGGGGAGATTACGCAACCGATGGGCATTATAAGTACGGAAAGCTGACACCCAATGAAACTTATTACGCAAACGCCAtgcaatatttcaaaacaaggcacaaaaacatattatttgtgGTGGGATCTAACGATATAGACTGGTCCAAAAAAGCCTTGGCCAAagagaaaaatgtatattacgCGACAGGAAATTCACCGGCGGAGGACATAGCTTTGCTTTCTCTAGCTAATCATACAATAATGTCAGTCGGTACATTTGGTTGGTGGATCGGATGGATGGCGCAGGGAACTAGTTTATTCTATAAGAACATTTTCAGACCTCAATCCGATTTTGCTAAAGAATTCCGGAATAATTCTATTGATGATTTTATCTATCCCGGATGGATTCCaatggaataa
- the LOC128165618 gene encoding galactoside alpha-(1,2)-fucosyltransferase 2-like isoform X2 → MRIRKYIRIKNVPLLAVGLFVILTIWETFQHMRNKPGIYEREPNLTYMYESKKLDGIACVKFQGRLGNLMMGYVFLYVIAKMKHLYPIVPENSELFQIFDIEKTTLSAINKSTDSCSKLPEYKESWGLSYDEKLLAVPPNKSVRFNGYFQSWKYWIKYEDRIRKLLRFKNPIQQKAHDQMRTIMNKMKFEVNKDSVIVSIHIRRGDYATDGHYKYGKLTPNETYYANAMQYFKTRHKNILFVVGSNDIDWSKKALAKEKNVYYSTGNSPAEDIALLSLANHTIMSVGTFGWWIGWMAQGTSLFYKNIFRPQSDFAKEFRNNSIDDFIYPGWIPME, encoded by the exons ATGAGAATAAGAAAATACATCCGAATta AGAACGTCCCACTTCTTGCAGTAGGACTGTTTGTTATTTTGACAATCTGGGAGACATTTCAACATATGAGAAATAAACCTGGAATATATGAAAGAGAACCAAATCTAACCTATATGTATGAAAGCAAGAAGTTGGATGGTATAGCGTGTGTGAAATTCCAAGGACGCCTGGGGAACTTAATGATGGGGTACGTGTTCCTCTATGTCATagcaaaaatgaaacatttgtaTCCCATTGTTCCGGAAAATTCAGAATTGTTCCAAATATTTGATATAGAAAAAACAACACTATCTGCTATCAACAAATCAACGGATTCGTGCTCAAAATTACCAGAATACAAAGAAAGCTGGGGACTTTCTTACGATGAAAAGTTACTTGCAGTCCCACCAAACAAAAGCGTGAGATTTAATGGGTACTTTCAATCATGGAAGTATTGGATTAAGTACGAAGATAGAATTAGAAAACTTTTACGGTTTAAAAATCCGATTCAACAAAAGGCCCATGATCAGATGAGaacaattatgaataaaatgaagTTTGAAGTCAACAAGGACAGTGTTATTGTCAGCATACACATCAGACGGGGAGATTACGCAACCGATGGGCATTATAAGTACGGAAAGCTGACACCCAATGAAACTTATTACGCAAACGCCAtgcaatatttcaaaacaaggcacaaaaacatattatttgtgGTGGGATCTAACGATATAGACTGGTCCAAAAAAGCCTTGGCCAAagagaaaaatgtatattactCGACAGGAAATTCACCGGCGGAGGACATAGCTTTGCTTTCTCTAGCTAATCATACAATAATGTCAGTCGGTACGTTTGGTTGGTGGATCGGATGGATGGCGCAGGGAACTAGTTTATTCTATAAGAACATTTTCAGACCTCAATCCGATTTTGCAAAAGAATTCCGGAATAATTCTATTGATGATTTTATCTATCCCGGATGGATTCCaatggaataa